The following are encoded in a window of Sutcliffiella horikoshii genomic DNA:
- the cysE gene encoding serine O-acetyltransferase: MFRKLKEDIEVVFEQDPAARNYFEVILTYSGLHAVWAHRIAHAFFKRKMFFIARVISQVSRFFTGIEIHPGAKIGRRFFIDHGMGVVIGETCEIGNNVTVFQGVTLGGTGKEKGKRHPTIQDNALIATGAKVLGSITIGENSKVGAGSVVLKDVPANSTVVGIPGKIVIQDGVKVKRDLNHHEMPDPTGDRFVELENQIARLQNELLLLKERKKIDDHSSL, encoded by the coding sequence ATGTTTCGCAAACTAAAGGAAGACATTGAAGTGGTATTTGAACAAGATCCCGCTGCAAGAAATTACTTCGAAGTAATTTTAACTTACTCGGGTCTACATGCTGTATGGGCCCACCGGATCGCGCACGCTTTTTTTAAACGGAAAATGTTTTTCATCGCAAGAGTCATCTCCCAAGTGAGCCGGTTTTTCACCGGAATTGAAATTCATCCAGGTGCCAAAATCGGCCGCAGATTTTTTATTGACCACGGAATGGGAGTTGTCATAGGAGAAACCTGTGAAATTGGGAATAATGTTACTGTCTTCCAAGGAGTAACCCTCGGCGGTACCGGGAAAGAAAAAGGAAAACGACACCCAACCATTCAGGACAACGCACTGATTGCAACAGGTGCCAAAGTATTGGGATCCATTACGATTGGTGAAAACTCTAAGGTTGGAGCGGGTTCGGTTGTATTAAAAGATGTACCTGCCAACTCCACTGTTGTCGGCATTCCAGGCAAAATCGTCATTCAAGACGGAGTAAAGGTGAAAAGGGATTTAAATCATCACGAAATGCCAGATCCGACAGGTGATCGGTTTGTGGAATTGGAAAATCAGATTGCCCGCCTGCAAAATGAACTGCTACTTTTAAAAGAGAGGAAGAAAATAGATGACCATTCATCTTTATAA
- the cysS gene encoding cysteine--tRNA ligase, with translation MTIHLYNTLTRQKEKFVPLEEGKVKMYVCGPTVYNYIHIGNARPPIVFDTVRRYLEYRGFEVNYVSNFTDVDDKLIKAAKELGEDVPTIAERFIAAYHEDVSALGCKQATVHPRVTESMDIIIEFIEALIEKGYAYESGGDVYYKTREFKEYGKLSHQPIEDLQLGTRIEVGDKKQDALDFVLWKAAKEGEIHWESPWGKGRPGWHIECSAMARKYLGDTIDIHAGGQDLSFPHHENEIAQSEALTGKTFAKYWLHNGYINIDNEKMSKSLGNFVLVHDIIKKHDPQLLRFFMLSVHYRHPINYNEELLQSTNNGLERIRTAYANLKHRLDNTVDLATDDTEWLQKVEEFKNEFIKVMDDDFNTANAISVLFDMAKQANLYLNGKNTSEKVLKAFIAQFEELFSVIGVSLTAEEELLDEEIESLIQQRIDARKNRDFARADEIRDELKAKNIILEDTAQGTRWKRG, from the coding sequence ATGACCATTCATCTTTATAATACATTAACGCGTCAAAAGGAAAAGTTTGTCCCGCTTGAAGAGGGCAAGGTAAAGATGTATGTGTGCGGACCGACCGTATATAACTACATTCATATCGGAAATGCAAGGCCCCCAATCGTGTTTGATACGGTTAGAAGATACTTAGAATACCGCGGCTTTGAAGTGAACTATGTATCTAATTTTACAGATGTGGATGATAAGCTGATCAAGGCTGCCAAGGAATTAGGAGAAGATGTGCCGACCATTGCAGAAAGGTTTATCGCGGCGTACCATGAAGATGTCTCTGCCCTGGGTTGCAAACAAGCAACTGTGCACCCAAGAGTAACGGAAAGCATGGACATTATCATTGAGTTTATTGAGGCATTGATTGAAAAAGGATATGCCTATGAGTCCGGTGGAGATGTTTATTACAAAACTCGCGAATTTAAGGAGTATGGAAAGCTTTCACATCAACCGATAGAGGACCTTCAGCTTGGAACTCGTATCGAAGTGGGAGATAAGAAACAAGATGCACTTGATTTTGTCCTTTGGAAAGCGGCAAAAGAGGGAGAAATCCATTGGGAAAGTCCATGGGGGAAAGGCAGACCAGGTTGGCATATCGAGTGCTCGGCAATGGCTCGCAAATACCTTGGAGACACCATTGATATCCATGCAGGCGGACAGGACTTGTCCTTCCCGCATCATGAAAATGAAATCGCCCAATCCGAGGCGTTGACAGGCAAGACATTTGCTAAGTATTGGCTGCATAATGGGTATATTAATATTGATAACGAAAAAATGTCCAAATCGCTCGGTAACTTCGTGCTGGTTCATGACATTATCAAAAAGCATGACCCGCAATTATTGCGTTTCTTTATGCTTTCGGTTCACTATCGTCATCCCATCAACTATAACGAAGAGTTGCTTCAAAGCACCAATAACGGCCTTGAGCGTATCCGAACAGCTTATGCTAACTTAAAGCATCGTTTGGACAATACAGTAGACCTTGCAACAGATGATACGGAGTGGTTACAAAAGGTAGAAGAGTTTAAAAATGAATTCATCAAAGTAATGGATGATGATTTTAATACAGCCAATGCGATTTCCGTTCTATTTGATATGGCGAAGCAAGCCAACCTTTACTTAAACGGGAAGAATACTTCTGAAAAAGTGTTAAAGGCTTTCATTGCACAGTTTGAAGAATTATTTTCCGTCATCGGTGTATCCCTTACTGCAGAGGAAGAACTATTGGATGAGGAAATCGAAAGCTTAATCCAGCAGCGCATTGATGCAAGGAAAAACCGTGACTTTGCAAGAGCGGATGAAATTCGTGACGAATTAAAAGCGAAAAATATCATCCTCGAAGATACTGCACAAGGCACACGATGGAAAAGAGGATAA
- a CDS encoding Mini-ribonuclease 3: MSNTQVDAKQLNSLALAYMGDAVYEGYIRHHLLKSGKIRPNQLHRAATNYVSAKSQAHLLHQLMDREFFTEEEQGVIRRGRNAKSGSVPKNTDVQTYRYSTAFEALIGYHYLSEDIDRMEEIVFTCIELVDSKRGE, translated from the coding sequence ATGAGCAATACACAAGTAGATGCAAAGCAATTAAATAGTCTCGCGCTTGCCTATATGGGGGATGCGGTGTATGAAGGATACATCCGCCACCATCTTTTGAAATCCGGGAAGATCCGTCCAAATCAGCTACATCGGGCTGCAACAAACTATGTGTCTGCGAAATCGCAGGCACATCTGCTTCACCAGCTGATGGATCGTGAATTTTTCACGGAAGAAGAACAAGGTGTGATCAGACGGGGACGCAATGCGAAGTCCGGTTCGGTACCAAAAAATACGGACGTGCAGACTTACCGCTACTCCACCGCATTTGAAGCACTGATTGGCTATCATTATTTAAGCGAAGACATAGACCGCATGGAAGAAATCGTGTTTACCTGCATAGAACTGGTAGACAGCAAGAGAGGTGAATAG